Proteins from one Leptonema illini DSM 21528 genomic window:
- a CDS encoding IS256-like element ISLil1 family transposase translates to MKKNERAETSQTQSLTAEGFRDYIRTSLDARVREFALGYVGALILEEIETLCGKTGEHKRGRGLAHRGGSQRGSIVLDGERVAIQRPRARSNGKEVKLERYEILQDRSDLREHVERLMLAGISTRNYEKTLRKTEASLGLSRSAVSREFVKSSRESLNHLNSRRFPDQTFWCIVLDGIVFGGSVVIVALGVDTAGNKHFLGISEGSTENADSALSVLQSIESRDIRFTDRVLVVMDGSKALEKAAREFFGKKAEIQLCYLHKQRNVLAKLPRKYHAEFCKRYKQAFSANSYEDVASEMRSVLSWLESISYSASQSLQEGLEALLTLHRINMPPKLRTSFYTTNLIDSAFSNPRSQLNRVKRSRPQTDQVLRWVGSLLLSQEEQFRKVRSYTHIHEFLNTFLDKKIDERISA, encoded by the coding sequence ATGAAGAAGAACGAACGGGCAGAAACCAGTCAAACACAAAGCCTTACGGCCGAAGGTTTTCGGGATTATATTCGAACCAGCCTCGATGCTCGAGTGCGCGAATTTGCACTCGGTTACGTAGGAGCTTTGATTCTCGAAGAAATCGAAACGTTATGCGGCAAGACAGGGGAGCATAAGAGAGGCCGTGGTCTTGCCCATCGAGGCGGCAGCCAGCGTGGTTCCATTGTGCTCGATGGTGAAAGGGTGGCCATCCAGAGGCCCAGAGCTCGAAGCAATGGCAAGGAAGTGAAGCTGGAGCGATATGAGATCCTTCAGGATCGCTCTGATCTTCGCGAGCATGTTGAGCGCCTGATGCTGGCAGGCATCAGCACCCGGAACTATGAAAAGACGCTGAGAAAGACAGAAGCCTCTCTCGGCCTTTCGCGGAGTGCGGTTTCGCGGGAGTTTGTGAAGTCCAGCCGTGAGTCGCTCAATCATTTGAATTCACGCAGGTTTCCTGATCAGACATTCTGGTGTATTGTTCTTGATGGCATCGTATTCGGCGGCTCTGTCGTAATCGTTGCTCTCGGGGTCGATACGGCCGGAAACAAGCATTTTCTGGGCATTTCTGAGGGGTCTACAGAGAATGCTGATAGCGCACTCAGTGTCCTTCAATCAATCGAGAGCCGTGATATCCGCTTCACAGATCGTGTGCTTGTCGTCATGGATGGATCAAAGGCTCTTGAAAAAGCGGCCAGAGAGTTCTTCGGAAAGAAGGCAGAGATCCAACTCTGCTACCTTCATAAACAGAGAAATGTTCTTGCCAAGCTCCCACGGAAGTATCATGCAGAATTCTGCAAGAGATACAAGCAGGCATTCAGCGCTAACAGTTACGAAGATGTCGCAAGCGAGATGCGGTCCGTTCTATCATGGCTCGAATCCATCAGCTACAGTGCCTCTCAGAGTCTTCAGGAGGGTTTAGAGGCACTGTTAACGCTGCATCGCATCAATATGCCGCCGAAATTGAGAACATCCTTTTACACAACCAATCTGATCGATTCGGCATTCTCGAATCCCAGATCTCAGCTTAACCGGGTTAAACGGTCAAGGCCTCAGACAGACCAGGTGCTCCGATGGGTCGGTAGTCTCCTGCTATCACAGGAGGAACAATTCCGTAAGGTGCGGTCATACACTCATATCCATGAGTTCTTAAACACCTTCCTGGATAAAAAGATTGACGAGCGGATCTCGGCATAG
- a CDS encoding DUF1987 domain-containing protein has translation MITEEDCCMDFPEVTKTASTPSIFYREGTVFIEGESYPENSFEIYTPVVRWLRALVDEKKDIRIDINISYMNSSSTKCVLDMLDILDEGHQAGVKTGVVWRFDSENPRSRELAEEFKEEFTMPFDIVPGES, from the coding sequence ATGATAACTGAAGAGGATTGCTGCATGGATTTTCCGGAAGTGACAAAAACGGCCTCCACACCTTCCATCTTCTATAGAGAGGGAACGGTCTTTATCGAGGGAGAATCGTATCCCGAGAATTCGTTTGAGATCTACACGCCCGTCGTGCGCTGGCTGCGCGCTCTCGTAGACGAAAAAAAAGACATCCGAATCGATATTAACATCAGCTACATGAACAGCAGCTCGACGAAATGCGTGCTTGATATGCTTGATATACTGGACGAAGGACATCAGGCCGGTGTGAAGACGGGCGTCGTCTGGCGTTTCGATTCCGAGAATCCACGATCGCGAGAGCTGGCCGAAGAATTCAAAGAAGAGTTTACGATGCCCTTTGATATCGTGCCGGGCGAGTCATGA